The following proteins come from a genomic window of Legionella cherrii:
- a CDS encoding ABC transporter permease, whose protein sequence is MTFEFLWTDKCFLTLLTLSVLVILWSLRKQHIRRSFTLILRRPIAVSAGIILLFFITIGVLDSIHLTAVKKEAETSTTVLDRILSPIDEISEKTYSAPLALRQFISETTLVNGVVKQIYPVLVYPSKRIKTEAEKSEVIKSSIWNALTWCLFTALLIGIFSISIRYFKRLKPCFALSPTNLSTLVTLSLLTFFIVLAYELSRTFHVLGTGQIGQDIFYFTIKSIRTGLVIGLLTTLFMLPLALFLGVVAGYFGGLADDLIQYAYTTLSSIPGVLLITASVLSLQVYITNHPEQFTTLAQSADARLLALCFILGVTSWTSLCRLLRAETLKLREVDYVQAARALGSNWFTIIRKHLLPNVMHIVVITLVLDFSFLVMAEALLSYVGVGVSPMTISWGNMINSARLELARNPVIWWPMLAAFVFMFLLVLAINLFADAVRDAFDPHQSEI, encoded by the coding sequence ATGACTTTTGAATTTCTATGGACGGATAAATGTTTTCTCACTTTATTAACCTTAAGTGTGCTGGTTATTTTATGGAGCCTACGTAAACAACATATCAGGCGATCTTTTACCTTAATTTTACGTCGTCCAATTGCTGTAAGCGCGGGCATCATCCTGTTGTTTTTTATTACCATTGGCGTACTGGACTCCATTCATTTGACGGCAGTAAAGAAAGAGGCAGAAACATCAACTACGGTGTTGGATAGAATCTTGTCCCCTATAGATGAAATCTCTGAAAAAACTTATTCAGCTCCTTTGGCTTTAAGACAGTTTATCAGTGAAACGACCTTAGTGAATGGCGTAGTCAAACAAATATACCCAGTGCTTGTTTATCCGAGTAAACGAATTAAAACCGAAGCGGAAAAGAGCGAGGTCATTAAGAGTTCGATTTGGAATGCTTTAACATGGTGTCTATTCACCGCTTTGTTGATAGGAATTTTTTCCATATCTATCCGGTACTTCAAACGATTAAAACCATGTTTTGCTTTAAGTCCTACAAACCTAAGTACCTTAGTGACTTTGAGCCTGCTTACATTTTTTATTGTGCTTGCTTATGAACTTTCAAGAACATTCCATGTATTGGGTACAGGTCAAATTGGACAAGATATTTTTTATTTTACTATTAAAAGCATACGTACTGGTTTAGTTATTGGTCTGTTAACTACTTTATTTATGTTGCCTTTGGCTTTATTTTTAGGGGTTGTTGCAGGATATTTCGGTGGGTTGGCAGATGATTTGATTCAGTATGCTTACACTACTCTAAGTTCTATTCCTGGAGTTTTATTGATTACTGCTTCAGTTTTATCCTTGCAAGTTTATATCACCAATCATCCTGAGCAGTTTACCACTCTAGCTCAAAGTGCGGATGCACGTTTATTAGCACTTTGTTTTATTCTTGGAGTAACCAGTTGGACTAGTTTATGTCGACTATTACGTGCGGAGACTCTCAAATTACGGGAGGTAGATTATGTTCAGGCAGCACGAGCGTTGGGTTCAAATTGGTTCACTATTATTCGAAAGCACTTATTACCTAATGTGATGCATATCGTGGTGATTACCCTTGTATTGGATTTTAGTTTTCTGGTTATGGCGGAGGCATTGCTTTCTTATGTGGGAGTAGGTGTTTCACCCATGACCATAAGTTGGGGAAATATGATCAACAGCGCACGGCTTGAGTTGGCACGTAATCCAGTCATTTGGTGGCCTATGTTGGCTGCTTTTGTTTTTATGTTTTTGTTGGTATTGGCAATCAACTTATTTGCTGATGCAGTCAGGGATGCGTTTGATCCTCACCAATCCGAGATTTGA